In one Apis mellifera strain DH4 unplaced genomic scaffold, Amel_HAv3.1 GroupUN_88, whole genome shotgun sequence genomic region, the following are encoded:
- the LOC107965807 gene encoding E3 ubiquitin-protein ligase RNF165-like, with protein MYYMFIEFEDCESVRRLPCMHLFHIDCVDQCLYTNKCCPICRVDIEIFLHKKLENTA; from the exons atgtacTATATGTTTATTGAATTTGAAGACTGTGAAAGTGTcag GAGACTTCCATGCAtgcatttatttcatatagacTGTGTCGATCAATGCTTATATACTAATAAATGCTGTCCTATATGTCGAGtggatatcgaaatttttctacacAAGAAGCTTGAAAACACTGCGTAG